The Deltaproteobacteria bacterium genome segment CATGATGATGGGAATACTCCACCAGAGCCAGGGTACCATCGGCATCAAATAGGCTTTCACCACCACCCGGCTCCCATCTTTCTCAAATGAAAGCAGGCTTAGGTAAACATCTGTCTGGCCTTTGGTCTGAACGTCCGGCGTACCAATCGGCTCGCGCTGGCTCTTGTAATAATTAAGAGCCGGGGCAAAACTTCCAGCTGGTTCATCCCGATGAAAAGCGTCGATTTGTGCCATGACACTGAACTTTTGCGAGTAGTCTTTGGCTTCCGTCTTGTTAAAAACAAACGTGTATTCACCTAAGTTAAAACTCTCGCCTGGCTGAAGCGAAGCTTCCGTACTTATCTTGTAGGTTTTGTTGCCTGCAATGGCCGCCACAATAGCAATCACAGCAAGGTGGACCACATAACCGCCAAAGCGTCGCCGCGTTGCTGAGACGCTC includes the following:
- a CDS encoding heme lyase CcmF/NrfE family subunit; its protein translation is VFPLITEAIKGVKVSVGEPYFNQMAIPCGLLMVFLMGVGPALPWGRANAQVVMRSFGIPLGAGLLVALAAFQSGLRDFAPLAAFSLCGFAGFVTLREMFGPVLERMKKRKENFGTALKMSVSATRRRFGGYVVHLAVIAIVAAIAGNKTYKISTEASLQPGESFNLGEYTFVFNKTEAKDYSQKFSVMAQIDAFHRDEPAGSFAPALNYYKSQREPIGTPDVQTKGQTDVYLSLLSFEKDGSRVVVKAYLMPMVPWLWWSIPIIMLGSLISLWPRRRRQALVAPGGAEVT